The sequence CACGACAAGGTCGTCGCGGGTCTCGAGGACGGGTCGAACTTCAATCACGCCGCGCTCGCTGCGGCGCGCTGGACGACCGATCACCTGACCGCGGCCAACCTGCGCTTCGTGCGCGAGCTGCCGCGCGGGCCGCTCGTGCTGCCCGAGGGCTTCTCGATCTGTCACGGCTCGCCGCTCGACGAAGACACCTACGTCTTCTCGATGTACGAGGCTGGAGAGATCTTCGAGAGCTATCCCGCCGACCTCGTCTTCTTCGGCCACACGCACGTGCCGTCGCTCTTCGTCCGCCAGGGCCGCGACATCCGCGTCGCGCTGCTGCGCGGCGAGAGCGGCTCGATCACGATCGAGGACGGTTGCCGCTACCTGATCAATCCCGGGTCGATCGGGCAACCCAGGGATCGCGATCCGCGCGCCGCCTACATGACCTACGACTCCGACAAGAAGGTCGTGCGCTGGCATCGGGTCGCCTACCCGATCGATCGCGCCCAGCAGCGGATCCTCAAGGCGGGGCTGCCGAAGCTCCTCGCCGACCGGTTGGCCGTCGGGACCTGAAGCGACGCCGGCCCGACCCGCCTTGCAACCGGGGGCTCGCGCTGCGTAGCATGATCTGCTCATGACTTCGGATCGCTCTTCCTGCCGGCTGGCGCTTCTCGCCCTGTTGCCGGTGCTCTCCTGTTCCCAGGCGCCGCCGGCGAGGTCGCCGGCGCGGCCTCCGACGGGTGCCGAGACCCGCTCGACGCGCGCCACGGACCTGCGCGACACGCAGGCGCTCCTCCTCCTGCTCGCCGACCAGAAGCGCTTCGAAGAGACCGTTTTCATCGCCCTCCTCGACAGCTCGAAGAGCGTCCGGTTCGACCTCGCCGTGACGCTGGGGCGGATCGGCGACGTCCGCGGCCGGGGCCTGCTGCAGGGACTGCTGATCGACGTCGAACCCGACGTGCGGCAGGCGGCGGCGTTCGCCCTGGGGGAGCTCGGCGCGCCGGAGGCCGTCCCGGCCCTGCTTCGGGCCGCGGTCGACGACGACGCCGCGACCGCAACGCTGGCTCTCGAGGCGCTCGGAAAGCTCCAGGCGCCGCTCGCAGAGGTGCGCCGGACCCTGACCGCCATCGCGCCCGGGGAGGCCGCCCGGAGGCTCGCGCCGGCGCTCTTCCGCTTCAAGGAGGATGCCCTGGTCGAGGTCGCGGCTGCAATGCTCGCCGAGCCGGACCCGGCGCCCGCTGGAACCGAAGCCGCGCTCGCCGTGCGCCTCGGAGCGGCCTACGCTCTCTCCCGCGACGCCCGCCCCGGGGCGTTGCCGTTCCTGCGCCCTCTCCTCGCGGACCCCGACCCGAGGATCCGGGCCTGGGCGGCGCGCGGACTGGGCGATGTCGGCGGGGTCGCGGACTTCGCCGCGCTGGAGCCGCTGCTCGCTGACACTGCGCCTTCGCCCCGCATCCAGGCGGTCCGGGCCGGGGCGCGCATCGCCGCCCGGACGGAGGCGGTGCCGCCACTCGCCTGGGGAAGGCGCCTCGCCGGCCTCGTCGACGACCCCCTGCCCGGAGTCCGGGCCATCGCTCTCGAATCTTCGGCGGCCTGGATCCCGCAAGCGGAAGTTCGCAAGGCTGTGCTCGGACGACTCGTGAATGGCGAGCCACGCGAGCGCGAGCTCGCCCTCCTGGCGTTCGCCGATGCGGGCGATCCGGAGGCGCCCGAATGGGTGGAACGCGCGGCGGCCGACCCGGCGCGGGCGCTGCGGGCGCGCGCTGCCGAGGCGGCGGGGAGACTCGGGCGTGACGATCTGGTGGAGAAGCTGGCGCTCGATCCGGAGCCGATGGTCCGGGTGGCAGCCGTCGAGGCCCTGCTCTCCGGCGTCGGTGACCGCGCGGCGGTCGCTGCGGTCGGCGACCCGGCCTCCGGGGGGGCAGCGGCGGGTGGGCCAGGAACGGCGATCGAAGCGGTGGCGCGGCTCGCCCGGCGGTTCCTGCGCGACCCGGACGCGACCGTGCGCACGACCGTGCTCGAAGCGGTCGCCGAGGCCCCCGGACTCTCTGCCGCGAGCCTTCAGCAGGCGCAGGTCGAGGCGAGGCTGGACCCGATCTCCGATGCCCGCCTCGCGGGAGTACGGGCGCTCGCGGCGCGGGGGCTCGCCGTGCCGGGCGACCACGAGAGTGCGGTCCAGTTCCTCGAAGGACTCGCCGAAGATGGCGACTTTCTCGTCCGCCGGGAAGCGGCGGGGGCGCTCGAGCGTCTCGGACGGCCGCGGCCGGAGCTCGGGCCGGCCACCACCGGCCGCACCGGTCCGGTCTATGCCCAGATCCTCTCCCAGACCGACCGCGCGCGCCTCGTCGAGGTCAAGACCGCCCGCGGCGCCTTCCGGATCCGTCTCGACTGTCCCCAGGCGCCGCTCACCTGTCTCTCGTTTCTCCAGCTCGCCGGGCAGGGCTATTTCGACGGTCTCGAATTTCATCGCGTGGTGCCGGATTTCGTCGTCCAGACCGGCGATCCCAGAGGCGACGGCTGGGGCGGGCCCGGCTTCGCCTTGCGCGACGAGATCAACCGGCTGCGGTTCGGCCGCGGCACGGTCGGCATGGCGCTCTCCGGGCCGGACACCGGCGGCAGCCAGTTTTTCATCGCCCTCTCGCCGCAGCCGCATCTCGACGGCGGCTACACGGTCCTCGGCCAGGTGATCGGGGACGACTCGGTGCTCGACCAGATCCGCCAGCAAGACGGGCTGGTCTCGATCCGGGAAATCGAGACAGGTGAGTAGTTTGCGACGGTCATCGAGGCCGGCGTGGCGGCTGCCCGTAAGGGCTGCCCTGCAACTTTTCCGCGCGCGGGCACGTAGGTAACCATGTCGGCCGATCTGCTCGATCCCACCGACGAGGCGCTCGTACGATCGGTCCTCTCCGGGGACCGCGACCGATTCGAGCTTCTGGTGGAGCGGTATCAGACGCGACTGGTGAACTATCTGTATCGCATGGTGCGCAATCTCGAAGAGGCGCACGATCTGTCTCAGGAGGTCTTCATCCGCGTGTATCAGGCTCTGGACCGTTACGATAGCCAGTACCGCTTCTCGACCTGGCTCTTCCGGGTAGCCCAGAACGCGGCGATCGACGTCATCCGCAAACGCCGGATCCAGCTGGTCCCCCTCACGCGGCGGGCCGACGAAGGCAGTGAAGCGACCGTCGACCTCGAGCTGCCGGACGGCAAGCCCTCGGCGCTCGAAGCGCTCCAGGGACGCGAGCTCGACGCCTCGATCCGGTCGGCGATCGACAGCCTGCCGTGGGAATACCGCGAGCTGATCCTGCTCCGCCACTACGGTGAGCTGGCCTATGAGGAGATCGCCGAGGTCAAGGCCATGCCACTCGGAACGGTGAAGAACAAATTGTTTCGCGCGCGTCAGATGCTGAAGCAGCAGCTGCTCGGCCCAGAGGGCCACGGGAACTGACGGGGAAGGAAGATCCGATGAACCACGACCAACTGCGTGAGCTGCTCGACCTCGACCTCGACCTCGAGGCCCTCGCCGGCGCCCCGGGCCCCGGTGCGCTCCCGGCGGTAGAGCCCGTCGAGAGTCTGTTGGCGCCGGCCGAGCGGGCCCGGCTGCACGAGCATCTTGCGGGGTGCGCCGATTGCCGCCAGGAACGCGAGAGCCTGCGCCGGGTGCACGCGCAGCTCGCGGCCACCGTCGTCCCGCCGCGCGAGGGCTTCAGCGGCGAAGTCATGCGGGCGCTCGTACCGGCGCCGTGGGAGGCCCGCGCTGTGGCGGTCTGGCGCTGGCCGTTCGCCATGCTGCTCGCTCTGGGCGGCCTCGCCGCCATTCTCCTGGGCGGCGCCGCTGCGGATCTCGAGCCGCGCGCCGGCTCGTTCGACGCCTTCGTCGCCCTGGCGCGCCTGCTCGAAAGCGCGGCTCTCGCCGGCGCCGGGCTCCTCGGCGCCTCGTGGCAGGGCCTGGGCTCCGGGCTCGCGCAGTGGCTGGCGGCGTCGAAGACCCATCTCGCGGGCGCCGGACTCCTCCTGCTGGCCTTGAACCTGCTCTTCCTGCGCCTGCTTCGCCCGTCTTCCCGGAACGCCGAAGCCCGCAAATCCCGATAGACTCTCGCCCATGTCTCTGTGGGTCGTCCGGCGCCTCGTCGGGGGCGCGGTGCTGTTTCTCTCTCTGCCGCTCGCTGCGGGTGCCGCAAATTCCGCCGGTGCCGCCAGTGCTTCCGATGCCGCGGACACCGCTGCCCTGCCCGGACTGCGTCTCGAGGCGGGGAGCGTCGCGCGCCAGCAGATCGTGGCGGTCGGGCGGGGTGTCGAGGTCGACGGCGAGGCACTGGCAGGGGTCACGGCGTTGAACGGCACAGTCACCGTCACGGGTACCGTACGCGGCGACGTGACGGTTCTCGGCGGCGATCTCATTCTGGCGCCGACGGCAGCCATCGAAGGGGATGCGCTGGTACTGGGCGGCCGCCTCGTGGCCGCCGGCGGGTCGCGCCTCTCGGGCCGCGCCGTCGCCTACCCGACGGTCTCGCGCGCCTGGCTGACGCTGCTCGAAGGGCCGAGCCTGGGTCTCGGAGCGACATCGCCACTCGTGCTCGGTGCCAAGCTCGGACTGGTCGCCGCATGGCTGGCACTCACCCTGCTCCTCTTCGCCTCCGCCGGGCGGCCGCTGGTACGCACCTCGGAGGAGGTCCAGCAGGAACCGCTGCGCTGCTTCGCGGCGGGGCTCGTGGGTCTTTCGGCGATCGTCCTCACGGCGCTCTTCCTGTCGGCGTTCCTGCCGACTTTGCTCGGGATTCCGCTGCTCGTCCTCGTCGCGCTCTTCGCGCTCGTGCTCAAGCTCTGGGGAATGGTGGCCATCTTTCACAGCCTCGGCCGATACTTCGTCACCCGGATCGCGCGGCGGCGTGCGGTGCAGCTGCACGCGGCCGTCCTCGGTCTGACGCTGCTCGGCCTGGTGAAGCTCGTCCCCATGGCGGGTGTCTGGGCCTGGACCGCGGCCACGCTCATTGGCATCGGCGCGACCCTGCGCTCGAAGTTCGGCCGCTTCGAACCCTGGTTCGACGGCGACAACAGTGCACTTGTCTGACCCCGCGAGAGCCTTGCTAGGCTCTCTGCGGAAGGAGCTCTCGGTATGGAAGTTCGGAAGATTGGCGTCGTGGGCGCCGGCACGATGGGCAGCGGAATCGCCCAGGTGGCCGCGCAGTCGGGTTTTGACGTCGTCCTGGTGGATATCGCGCCCAATGCGCTCGCGAAAGGGCTCGCCACGATCGACAAGAGCCTCGAGCGTCTGGTGGCGAAGGGGAAGCTCACCGTCTCCGAGCGCTCGGCGGCCAGGGAGAAGATTGCTTCGGCCGCCGAGCTCGCGGCGCTCGCCGGCTGCGACCTCGTGGTCGAAGCGGTCGTAGAGAAGTTCGAGATCAAGCGCCAGGTCCTGCAGGCGCTCGACGCAGTGCTCGGTCCGTCCGCGATCCTGGCGACCAATACGAGCTCGATTTCGATCACCCGGCTCGCCGCCGCGACGGCCCGTCCGGACAGGGTGATCGGCATGCACTTCATGAACCCCGTGCCGATCATGCAGCTGGTCGAGATCATCCGCGGCCTGCAGACCTCGCAGGAGACCTGCGATGCCGTCTTCGCGACGACGCGCGAGCTCCAGCGGACCCCGGTGGAGGTGAACGACGCGCCCGGCTTCGTCTCGAACCGCGTGCTCATGCCGATGATCAACGAGGCGATCTTCTGCCTGCACGAGCGAGTCGGCGAAGCGGCCGCGATCGACGAAGTGATGAAGCTCGGGATGAACCATCCGATGGGCCCGCTGGCGCTCGCGGACTTGATCGGCCTCGATGTCTGCCTCGACATCCTGCGCGTGCTCGAGGAGGGCTTCGGCGATCCGAAATACCGCCCCTGCCCCCTGCTGGTGAAGATGGTGGACGCCGGATA is a genomic window of Thermoanaerobaculia bacterium containing:
- a CDS encoding metallophosphoesterase family protein, with amino-acid sequence MQYLILSDMHGNAEALQAVLRRLRRKRFDVVLVLGDLVGYGAGPNQVVEAVRDLAGTVYRIRGNHDKVVAGLEDGSNFNHAALAAARWTTDHLTAANLRFVRELPRGPLVLPEGFSICHGSPLDEDTYVFSMYEAGEIFESYPADLVFFGHTHVPSLFVRQGRDIRVALLRGESGSITIEDGCRYLINPGSIGQPRDRDPRAAYMTYDSDKKVVRWHRVAYPIDRAQQRILKAGLPKLLADRLAVGT
- a CDS encoding peptidylprolyl isomerase gives rise to the protein MTSDRSSCRLALLALLPVLSCSQAPPARSPARPPTGAETRSTRATDLRDTQALLLLLADQKRFEETVFIALLDSSKSVRFDLAVTLGRIGDVRGRGLLQGLLIDVEPDVRQAAAFALGELGAPEAVPALLRAAVDDDAATATLALEALGKLQAPLAEVRRTLTAIAPGEAARRLAPALFRFKEDALVEVAAAMLAEPDPAPAGTEAALAVRLGAAYALSRDARPGALPFLRPLLADPDPRIRAWAARGLGDVGGVADFAALEPLLADTAPSPRIQAVRAGARIAARTEAVPPLAWGRRLAGLVDDPLPGVRAIALESSAAWIPQAEVRKAVLGRLVNGEPRERELALLAFADAGDPEAPEWVERAAADPARALRARAAEAAGRLGRDDLVEKLALDPEPMVRVAAVEALLSGVGDRAAVAAVGDPASGGAAAGGPGTAIEAVARLARRFLRDPDATVRTTVLEAVAEAPGLSAASLQQAQVEARLDPISDARLAGVRALAARGLAVPGDHESAVQFLEGLAEDGDFLVRREAAGALERLGRPRPELGPATTGRTGPVYAQILSQTDRARLVEVKTARGAFRIRLDCPQAPLTCLSFLQLAGQGYFDGLEFHRVVPDFVVQTGDPRGDGWGGPGFALRDEINRLRFGRGTVGMALSGPDTGGSQFFIALSPQPHLDGGYTVLGQVIGDDSVLDQIRQQDGLVSIREIETGE
- a CDS encoding sigma-70 family RNA polymerase sigma factor, whose product is MSADLLDPTDEALVRSVLSGDRDRFELLVERYQTRLVNYLYRMVRNLEEAHDLSQEVFIRVYQALDRYDSQYRFSTWLFRVAQNAAIDVIRKRRIQLVPLTRRADEGSEATVDLELPDGKPSALEALQGRELDASIRSAIDSLPWEYRELILLRHYGELAYEEIAEVKAMPLGTVKNKLFRARQMLKQQLLGPEGHGN
- a CDS encoding zf-HC2 domain-containing protein, whose translation is MNHDQLRELLDLDLDLEALAGAPGPGALPAVEPVESLLAPAERARLHEHLAGCADCRQERESLRRVHAQLAATVVPPREGFSGEVMRALVPAPWEARAVAVWRWPFAMLLALGGLAAILLGGAAADLEPRAGSFDAFVALARLLESAALAGAGLLGASWQGLGSGLAQWLAASKTHLAGAGLLLLALNLLFLRLLRPSSRNAEARKSR
- a CDS encoding polymer-forming cytoskeletal protein encodes the protein MSLWVVRRLVGGAVLFLSLPLAAGAANSAGAASASDAADTAALPGLRLEAGSVARQQIVAVGRGVEVDGEALAGVTALNGTVTVTGTVRGDVTVLGGDLILAPTAAIEGDALVLGGRLVAAGGSRLSGRAVAYPTVSRAWLTLLEGPSLGLGATSPLVLGAKLGLVAAWLALTLLLFASAGRPLVRTSEEVQQEPLRCFAAGLVGLSAIVLTALFLSAFLPTLLGIPLLVLVALFALVLKLWGMVAIFHSLGRYFVTRIARRRAVQLHAAVLGLTLLGLVKLVPMAGVWAWTAATLIGIGATLRSKFGRFEPWFDGDNSALV
- a CDS encoding 3-hydroxybutyryl-CoA dehydrogenase yields the protein MEVRKIGVVGAGTMGSGIAQVAAQSGFDVVLVDIAPNALAKGLATIDKSLERLVAKGKLTVSERSAAREKIASAAELAALAGCDLVVEAVVEKFEIKRQVLQALDAVLGPSAILATNTSSISITRLAAATARPDRVIGMHFMNPVPIMQLVEIIRGLQTSQETCDAVFATTRELQRTPVEVNDAPGFVSNRVLMPMINEAIFCLHERVGEAAAIDEVMKLGMNHPMGPLALADLIGLDVCLDILRVLEEGFGDPKYRPCPLLVKMVDAGYLGRKSGRGFYAYG